The following coding sequences lie in one Alloacidobacterium dinghuense genomic window:
- a CDS encoding efflux RND transporter periplasmic adaptor subunit, producing MTTQRKRKKRWWLWAIPAVVVVLLVIIVAVARGSGSKMDPSKLAKATRGDIAKSVVATGKIQPITKVELKSKASGIVEQLFVDINQHVHKGQVLAQLDQQEILAQVAAQKAQLAASEANVVTYKANIDQDKVAAAAPDLPMYKSTYERNLAMSNDGIVSRQTLDDAQRNYVAAENKRDSSVAQISVDQAKLKQAQAQVQQSQASLDQLNEQLSYTTLVSPMDGVVLSRDVEIGDAVSSILVLGSTATLVMTLGDTTQVYVQGKVDEADIGSVYLGQPAHIRVESFPNKSFNGKVTKIAPLGVEKDNVTTFEVRVSIDNPTGELKANMTANAEILITEHKNALSVPEQALVYDNQKNASVFVPDPKQKDGQRKIAVKSGISNGSRTEILDGLKEGDTVVLQQ from the coding sequence GTGACTACGCAGCGTAAGCGAAAGAAAAGATGGTGGCTCTGGGCCATCCCGGCAGTCGTCGTGGTCCTGCTCGTAATTATTGTCGCGGTGGCTCGCGGAAGCGGGAGCAAGATGGACCCCAGCAAGCTGGCCAAGGCCACGCGCGGCGACATTGCCAAGAGCGTCGTGGCGACAGGCAAGATTCAGCCCATCACGAAAGTCGAGCTTAAATCCAAGGCAAGCGGCATTGTCGAACAGCTTTTCGTTGACATTAATCAGCATGTTCATAAGGGTCAGGTCCTGGCGCAGCTTGACCAGCAGGAGATTCTCGCCCAGGTTGCAGCGCAGAAGGCACAGCTTGCCGCGTCTGAGGCCAACGTTGTGACATACAAGGCGAACATCGATCAGGACAAGGTTGCTGCCGCGGCCCCTGATCTTCCGATGTATAAGTCCACCTATGAGCGCAACCTTGCCATGTCAAATGACGGCATCGTTTCCAGGCAAACGCTCGATGATGCGCAGCGGAACTATGTTGCCGCCGAGAACAAGCGCGACTCTTCCGTAGCCCAGATCAGTGTCGATCAGGCGAAGTTGAAACAGGCGCAGGCACAGGTGCAGCAATCACAGGCCAGCCTTGATCAGTTGAACGAACAGCTCAGCTATACCACGCTTGTTTCTCCGATGGATGGCGTCGTCCTTTCCCGTGACGTGGAGATAGGCGATGCTGTCAGTTCGATTCTTGTGCTTGGATCGACAGCTACTCTGGTAATGACGCTCGGCGACACCACCCAGGTGTACGTTCAGGGCAAGGTCGATGAAGCCGACATTGGCAGCGTCTATCTTGGCCAACCGGCTCACATTCGCGTCGAGTCGTTTCCGAATAAGTCCTTCAACGGCAAGGTCACGAAGATTGCTCCCCTCGGCGTGGAGAAGGACAACGTGACAACATTCGAGGTGCGCGTCTCTATCGACAATCCGACTGGTGAGCTGAAGGCTAATATGACTGCAAACGCCGAGATTCTGATTACCGAGCACAAGAATGCGCTCAGCGTTCCGGAGCAGGCCCTGGTCTATGACAACCAGAAAAACGCCTCCGTTTTTGTCCCCGATCCTAAGCAGAAAGATGGTCAGCGCAAGATTGCGGTAAAGTCAGGTATCTCAAATGGCAGCAGAACCGAAATTCTGGACGGACTGAAAGAAGGAGACACGGTCGTCCTTCAGCAGTAA
- a CDS encoding hemolysin family protein: MSGLLLFRFVSIALLILANGFFVAAEFALVSVRETRVEQLIAQRRPGARTVRRLQQNLDDFLPAVQFGVTLCSLALGWIGEPVVASVFREWLSYLPHVNIYAHLIAVPVAFALITYFHVLLGELVPKSLTLRKVDQVALGVAGPMDVFIHLTRPAVRLLNISAAFVLRLFRAQRVHEGTVHSPEELKLIATAARRVGMLPEFQEALIHRAVEVNEIPTREIMTPRQRIFSLPADMLIEAASARIVEELHSRIPVYDPVRGPDHIVGVVYSKDISRLMHFRASARTRFADAPFTELRLRQVMREVLVVPETKPVLDLLIEFQQRRRHLAIVVDEFGTTVGLVTVEDAIEQLVGEVEDEFDVTAKTTLTSASGSVVLDGGVNLRDLETQMNWHLPRDGGVETLAGFLLTRLGKIPKGGETVEFEGRKITVAEMNGNRISKVVVENHKSPTDEQEPFQPEKAS; this comes from the coding sequence ATGTCTGGTTTGCTGCTCTTCCGGTTCGTTTCGATCGCGCTGCTGATTCTCGCCAACGGATTCTTCGTCGCGGCGGAATTCGCGCTCGTCAGCGTGCGCGAGACCCGCGTCGAGCAACTGATCGCGCAGCGCCGTCCCGGGGCGCGGACCGTTCGCCGCCTGCAGCAGAATCTGGACGATTTTTTACCAGCCGTTCAATTTGGTGTAACACTCTGCAGCCTGGCTCTCGGCTGGATCGGCGAACCAGTCGTCGCTTCTGTTTTCCGTGAATGGCTGTCGTATTTGCCGCACGTGAATATCTATGCCCACCTGATTGCCGTCCCAGTGGCGTTTGCTCTGATTACCTATTTCCATGTGCTGCTCGGCGAGCTCGTGCCAAAATCACTCACGCTGCGCAAGGTAGATCAGGTGGCGCTCGGCGTTGCGGGACCCATGGACGTCTTCATCCACCTTACGCGTCCAGCGGTGCGACTGCTGAATATCTCCGCAGCCTTCGTCCTGCGGCTTTTTCGCGCCCAGAGGGTTCACGAGGGCACCGTTCATTCGCCGGAAGAACTGAAGCTCATCGCAACTGCGGCACGGCGCGTCGGCATGCTGCCTGAGTTTCAGGAAGCGCTCATACACCGCGCCGTCGAAGTCAATGAGATTCCAACGCGCGAGATCATGACACCCCGGCAACGCATCTTCTCCCTTCCGGCAGACATGCTGATCGAAGCAGCCAGCGCGCGCATCGTGGAAGAATTGCATTCCCGTATTCCGGTATACGATCCAGTGCGCGGGCCGGATCACATCGTCGGCGTCGTCTACTCGAAAGATATCTCCAGGCTCATGCACTTCCGCGCTTCGGCCCGCACTCGCTTTGCTGATGCGCCGTTCACGGAGCTTCGTCTTCGGCAGGTGATGCGTGAAGTGCTGGTCGTACCAGAAACAAAACCGGTCCTCGACCTCTTAATCGAATTCCAGCAGCGCCGGCGTCATCTTGCCATCGTGGTCGATGAATTCGGCACAACCGTCGGTTTGGTCACCGTAGAAGACGCAATTGAGCAACTCGTCGGCGAAGTAGAGGACGAATTCGATGTCACAGCGAAGACCACACTCACCTCGGCGAGTGGAAGCGTGGTGCTCGACGGCGGCGTGAACCTGCGCGATCTGGAAACACAGATGAACTGGCATCTACCCCGCGATGGCGGCGTAGAGACTTTGGCTGGCTTCCTGCTCACGCGTCTCGGCAAGATACCCAAGGGTGGAGAAACGGTCGAATTTGAAGGCCGCAAGATCACTGTCGCTGAGATGAACGGAAACCGCATCAGCAAGGTCGTCGTCGAAAACCACAAATCCCCGACTGACGAACAGGAGCCCTTCCAGCCGGAGAAAGCTTCCTGA
- the nikB gene encoding nickel ABC transporter permease, whose product MRALRSLIMRLVYTIPVVWLVVTLVFLLIHIVPGDPVEQMLGEGARAQDIAALRHAYGLDIPLGQQYIRYWRGAIHGDLGRSVRLNDTVTHLVLTRYPYTLELTAAALTVALLLSIPAGISAALHRGRWKDNAVGVISLLGLSFPGFALGPILILLVSIKLGWLPVSGAGGWDHLVLPAITMGSALAAILTRMVRTSMLEELGQDYIRTARAKGLSERTVVYKHALRNAMIPVLTLIGLQFGALLAGAIVTETIFSWPGLGRLTVSAISNRDYALVQGCILAVGLTYVLVNLLTDVLYMVVNPRIRN is encoded by the coding sequence ATGCGGGCATTGCGGTCGCTAATCATGCGACTGGTGTATACCATCCCGGTTGTCTGGCTGGTGGTAACGCTGGTTTTTCTCCTGATTCACATTGTGCCAGGCGATCCTGTCGAGCAAATGCTTGGAGAGGGCGCCAGAGCGCAGGACATCGCAGCCCTGCGTCACGCATATGGGTTGGATATTCCGCTCGGCCAGCAATACATCCGCTATTGGCGTGGCGCGATCCACGGCGACCTTGGCCGTTCTGTTCGGTTAAACGATACCGTTACTCATCTGGTGCTCACCCGCTATCCATATACCCTGGAACTCACCGCTGCCGCGTTGACCGTCGCCTTACTGCTGTCAATTCCGGCAGGAATCTCGGCGGCGCTGCATCGCGGACGGTGGAAGGACAACGCAGTCGGCGTCATCAGCTTGCTTGGCTTGTCGTTTCCCGGGTTTGCCTTAGGCCCGATTCTGATCCTGTTGGTTTCGATCAAGCTGGGCTGGCTCCCGGTCAGCGGCGCCGGTGGTTGGGACCATCTCGTACTGCCAGCCATCACCATGGGCAGCGCGCTTGCTGCCATCCTCACGCGCATGGTGCGCACATCGATGCTCGAAGAGCTGGGCCAGGACTACATCCGTACCGCCAGAGCCAAAGGGCTATCCGAGCGAACGGTCGTCTATAAACATGCGCTGCGCAACGCAATGATTCCGGTGCTCACCTTGATCGGCCTGCAATTCGGAGCGCTGCTGGCCGGAGCCATCGTGACCGAGACGATTTTCAGCTGGCCCGGGCTCGGACGCCTCACTGTCTCCGCTATCTCAAACCGTGACTATGCGCTCGTGCAGGGCTGCATCCTGGCCGTTGGGTTGACCTATGTACTGGTGAACCTGCTCACCGACGTGCTCTATATGGTCGTGAATCCGCGTATCCGGAATTGA
- a CDS encoding metallophosphoesterase family protein, whose product MRIGVISDTHGLLRLEAVEALRGVEHILHAGDVGDAAILDELRQLAPVTAIRGNVDRRGACAKLPEIELVELGGCSIYMLHDLQALDLDPVAAGIHVVISGHSHKPLIEWRKRMLYFNPGSAGPHRFSLPVSIGFLDISGEVVEPKLVTIV is encoded by the coding sequence ATGAGAATTGGTGTCATTTCGGATACACACGGACTGCTGCGGTTGGAAGCCGTAGAGGCGCTTCGCGGCGTCGAACATATCCTCCACGCGGGCGATGTTGGCGATGCCGCGATTCTCGATGAGCTGCGGCAACTCGCTCCAGTTACAGCGATTCGAGGCAATGTCGATCGGCGCGGCGCTTGCGCCAAACTGCCGGAAATCGAATTGGTTGAACTCGGCGGCTGCTCCATTTACATGCTGCACGACCTTCAAGCGCTTGATCTTGATCCGGTTGCTGCCGGAATTCACGTTGTTATCAGCGGGCATTCCCACAAGCCGTTGATCGAATGGAGGAAACGCATGTTGTACTTTAATCCGGGCAGTGCGGGACCGCACCGCTTTTCGCTGCCCGTTTCGATTGGATTTCTTGATATCAGCGGCGAAGTTGTCGAGCCAAAACTTGTAACTATCGTTTGA
- the coaBC gene encoding bifunctional phosphopantothenoylcysteine decarboxylase/phosphopantothenate--cysteine ligase CoaBC yields the protein MKVTVGVSGGVAAYKAAELVRSLQRQALDVHVVMTEAAQQFVQPLTFASLTGHKVITSLWAGDSDESNLDSAIEHIDAAQTTDALVVAPATANILAKFAHGIADDFLTTMYLATTAPVIVAPAMNVNMWNHPATRANLSLLEERGVRIVSPESGYLACGMIGSGRLAENDAIVQAVLDILNHRNDLAGETVMITAGGTREALDPVRFLGNRSSGKMGYALADAAAKRGAKVILITAPTALRAPANCDVVPVVTTEEMRDAVLGRLAEATIVIKAAAVADYRPVMQAEQKLKRSGPLTIELQPTEDILAEVVRCRHEGMLVIGFAAETENALVHGRDKLLRKGADAIVLNDVSRPGVGFDSDRNAVTFLTQQTAIDFPEMSKRELADRILEEVMALRRPQKVVAER from the coding sequence ATGAAGGTCACAGTCGGAGTCTCTGGCGGCGTCGCTGCTTACAAGGCAGCTGAACTTGTTCGCTCACTGCAGCGGCAGGCGCTGGATGTTCACGTGGTGATGACCGAAGCCGCGCAGCAGTTTGTACAGCCGCTCACTTTTGCTTCGCTCACGGGCCACAAAGTCATCACCAGCCTCTGGGCCGGCGACTCCGACGAGAGCAATCTCGATTCAGCAATCGAGCACATTGACGCCGCTCAGACAACGGATGCGCTGGTCGTGGCTCCGGCGACCGCAAACATTCTCGCCAAGTTCGCACATGGAATTGCCGACGACTTTTTGACCACGATGTACCTGGCCACGACCGCTCCGGTGATCGTCGCTCCGGCAATGAACGTCAATATGTGGAACCATCCAGCTACGCGCGCAAACCTGTCGTTGCTTGAGGAGCGCGGCGTGCGCATCGTCTCTCCGGAGAGTGGTTATCTGGCGTGTGGCATGATCGGCAGTGGACGCCTTGCCGAGAACGACGCCATCGTGCAAGCGGTGCTCGACATCCTCAACCACCGCAACGATCTGGCTGGCGAAACGGTGATGATTACTGCGGGCGGCACGCGTGAAGCCCTCGATCCGGTGCGCTTTCTGGGTAACCGTTCCAGCGGCAAAATGGGATATGCCCTTGCCGACGCAGCCGCGAAGCGCGGAGCAAAGGTCATTCTGATTACCGCGCCAACCGCGCTGCGAGCCCCGGCAAACTGCGATGTCGTTCCTGTCGTCACGACAGAAGAGATGCGCGACGCGGTGCTCGGCAGGCTTGCCGAGGCGACCATCGTGATTAAAGCCGCTGCCGTAGCCGATTATCGTCCGGTAATGCAGGCCGAGCAGAAATTGAAGCGCAGCGGTCCTCTCACGATCGAGCTTCAACCAACCGAAGATATTCTGGCGGAAGTCGTTCGCTGTCGTCACGAGGGCATGCTTGTGATCGGCTTTGCCGCCGAAACCGAAAACGCCCTTGTTCATGGGCGCGACAAACTCCTTCGCAAAGGCGCCGATGCAATCGTCCTGAACGATGTTTCCCGGCCAGGTGTCGGTTTTGACTCCGATCGCAACGCCGTCACTTTTCTGACACAACAGACTGCGATCGACTTTCCGGAAATGAGCAAGCGTGAGCTAGCAGACCGTATTCTCGAAGAGGTCATGGCCTTGCGCCGTCCGCAGAAAGTGGTTGCAGAACGGTAA
- a CDS encoding uracil-DNA glycosylase, protein MPRLDSEQQQAIAARIRYYRDLGVFDFYRRGDAVVEATPENVSLQVTNPDETMPRKQSRVQSQPSVNDLLPATQPVIPPAEREGALRVIREDIGECTRCPLAFAGRHTIVFGEGNANARLMFVGEGPGADEDAQGRPFVGRAGQLLNNMITAMGLKREDVYIANIVKCRPPQNRTPEPVEANTCSQFLFRQIDVIHPEILVALGSTAATYLLGGKAPLSALRGRVHEARGSKLIVTYHPAYLLRDPRQKKEAWADLQIAMAELGMKPPKRTPSE, encoded by the coding sequence ATGCCTCGCCTCGATTCCGAACAACAACAGGCAATCGCCGCTCGCATACGTTACTATCGCGATCTGGGTGTTTTCGACTTCTATCGCCGCGGTGATGCCGTCGTCGAAGCCACGCCGGAGAACGTATCGTTGCAAGTTACAAATCCAGACGAAACCATGCCCAGAAAGCAGTCCCGCGTACAGTCTCAACCCTCAGTCAACGATCTTTTACCGGCAACACAGCCGGTCATTCCGCCAGCAGAGCGCGAGGGCGCGCTACGCGTCATCCGTGAAGACATCGGTGAATGCACTCGTTGCCCACTGGCATTTGCGGGGCGGCATACCATCGTCTTCGGGGAGGGCAATGCGAATGCGCGTCTCATGTTCGTCGGCGAAGGGCCGGGCGCTGATGAAGATGCGCAAGGCCGGCCATTTGTGGGCAGGGCGGGGCAGTTGCTGAACAACATGATTACGGCGATGGGGCTGAAGCGCGAAGACGTTTACATCGCCAATATCGTCAAGTGCCGTCCGCCGCAGAATCGAACCCCCGAGCCGGTTGAGGCAAACACCTGCTCGCAGTTTCTTTTTCGGCAGATCGACGTCATCCATCCGGAGATTTTGGTCGCCCTTGGCTCAACCGCTGCAACCTACCTGCTCGGCGGTAAGGCTCCGCTCAGTGCACTGCGTGGGCGTGTGCATGAGGCTCGCGGATCGAAACTGATCGTTACCTACCATCCTGCATATTTGTTGCGCGATCCGCGGCAGAAGAAGGAAGCGTGGGCCGACCTGCAGATCGCAATGGCTGAGCTTGGCATGAAGCCTCCGAAGCGCACTCCGAGTGAGTGA
- a CDS encoding SDR family oxidoreductase: MAKEKKVAFITGGNRGIGLETARQLGKGDGIKVVIGSRDLGKGQAVAKELRADGADVDVIRFDITKPADYKEAYDYFDKNYGKLDILINNAGVSKETFMAPNNTSTVTQAVLRETFDTNFFGTIELTQVLLPLIKKAPEGRIVNLSSILGSLTLHADPDSPIYGAKALAYDASKAALNAFTVHLAHELRDTKIKVNSAHPGWVKTDMGTDAAPMELPDGAKTSVQLATLASDGPTGGYFHMGEALPW; this comes from the coding sequence ATGGCTAAGGAAAAGAAGGTTGCTTTTATTACCGGTGGAAACAGGGGCATTGGCCTGGAAACTGCACGTCAATTGGGGAAAGGTGACGGCATCAAAGTTGTGATCGGATCCCGCGATCTGGGGAAGGGACAGGCGGTCGCTAAAGAATTGCGCGCAGATGGCGCCGACGTGGACGTTATCCGCTTCGACATCACTAAGCCAGCCGACTACAAAGAAGCTTACGATTACTTTGACAAGAATTATGGCAAGCTTGACATCCTTATTAACAACGCCGGCGTATCGAAGGAAACATTCATGGCGCCGAACAACACGAGCACAGTCACGCAAGCCGTCCTGCGCGAAACATTCGATACGAATTTCTTCGGCACCATTGAATTAACACAGGTTCTGTTACCGCTCATTAAGAAGGCTCCGGAAGGCCGTATTGTGAATCTTTCGAGCATCCTCGGATCCCTCACTTTGCACGCCGATCCAGATTCGCCTATCTATGGCGCCAAAGCCTTGGCATACGACGCTTCAAAGGCCGCGCTCAACGCATTCACGGTGCATCTTGCGCATGAGTTGCGCGACACAAAGATCAAGGTGAATTCGGCACATCCCGGCTGGGTTAAGACCGACATGGGCACAGATGCGGCGCCCATGGAACTTCCAGACGGCGCAAAAACAAGCGTCCAGCTCGCCACGCTGGCTTCCGATGGTCCGACAGGCGGCTACTTCCACATGGGTGAAGCTCTACCCTGGTAA
- a CDS encoding ferritin-like domain-containing protein — MNLSKDTEIVIPASDGSSGMSRRLFFKRATIAGATSAVALSGLVGLGAASGQEVDADARDERFGPHSLKKGDHDILVAAEVAEALAVTTYSNIINTAPFFTRLESDDQGYLMAALQEEMSHYLLEQEVTDEFTPFTSFFYPPKMFADAQTTLNTLVTLEDAFIAAYLVGVRNFSTTHLRVTAARIMGIESDHRTLARVIGPGVAAQDAGPIEMITGAQGVAESVDPPNNNGYERTLCWTNINQALAALMPFVDKTAAKKAGFDTSKSYPFEPFNPVLPNPLGEFISFKGC, encoded by the coding sequence ATGAATCTGTCCAAAGATACCGAAATCGTCATCCCGGCCAGCGACGGCTCATCCGGTATGTCACGTAGATTATTTTTCAAGCGCGCCACAATTGCCGGAGCCACAAGTGCGGTTGCACTCAGCGGCCTCGTCGGTCTGGGCGCTGCTTCCGGCCAGGAAGTCGATGCAGACGCAAGAGATGAACGCTTCGGTCCTCATTCGTTAAAGAAGGGCGACCACGACATTTTGGTTGCTGCCGAAGTTGCCGAGGCACTCGCGGTTACAACCTATTCCAACATCATCAATACCGCGCCGTTTTTCACAAGGCTTGAATCCGACGATCAGGGCTACCTGATGGCTGCTCTGCAGGAAGAGATGTCCCACTACCTGCTGGAGCAGGAGGTCACTGACGAGTTCACCCCATTCACTTCTTTCTTCTATCCGCCCAAGATGTTTGCCGACGCGCAGACGACACTGAACACGCTCGTTACGCTGGAAGATGCATTCATTGCTGCTTATCTGGTGGGCGTGCGCAATTTCAGCACAACGCATCTGCGTGTGACTGCGGCACGCATTATGGGCATCGAGAGCGATCATCGCACGCTGGCACGCGTTATAGGCCCCGGCGTGGCGGCGCAGGACGCCGGCCCAATTGAGATGATCACCGGCGCTCAGGGAGTAGCAGAGAGCGTCGATCCCCCTAACAACAACGGCTATGAAAGAACCTTATGCTGGACCAACATCAATCAGGCACTTGCCGCACTCATGCCTTTCGTCGACAAAACTGCGGCCAAGAAGGCTGGATTTGATACCTCCAAATCGTATCCGTTCGAGCCGTTCAATCCGGTTCTGCCGAATCCCCTGGGCGAATTCATTTCTTTTAAAGGTTGCTAA
- a CDS encoding VOC family protein → MPPTLANGKICYIEIPATDVARSADFYSKVFGWQIRQRGDGATAFDDAVGQVSGAWVTGRPAAAQPGFMIYIWVDSVAATIDAVVANGCEIVQRIGADAPEITARFRDPGGNVVGLYQEPPQS, encoded by the coding sequence ATGCCACCCACACTCGCCAACGGAAAAATCTGCTACATCGAAATACCCGCAACTGACGTCGCACGCTCGGCTGATTTCTACAGCAAGGTCTTTGGCTGGCAAATCCGGCAACGAGGTGATGGCGCCACGGCTTTCGATGACGCAGTAGGCCAAGTGAGTGGCGCATGGGTCACGGGACGTCCGGCCGCCGCGCAGCCAGGTTTTATGATCTACATCTGGGTGGACAGCGTCGCTGCAACCATCGATGCCGTCGTGGCGAATGGCTGCGAGATTGTGCAGCGCATCGGAGCAGACGCGCCCGAGATCACAGCGCGCTTCCGTGATCCCGGAGGCAATGTTGTCGGTCTTTATCAGGAGCCGCCTCAGAGCTAG